The segment TAATGATCAATAAACCGCCCGGCGCCGCGCACTGGCTTGGGACGGATTTTCTCGGCCGTGACGTGTATACCCGTCTGCTGATGGCCGGCCGCATCTCGCTGATTATCGGCCTGCTCACCATGCTGCTCTCCGTGACGCTTGGTTATCTGCTCGGCGCGGTATCAGGCTATGCGGGTGGTCTGACCGATAAGATTATTATGCGGCTGGCAGACCTGGTGATGACCATTCCCGGGCTGCCGCTGCTGATTGTGGCCGGGGCGATGCTTTCGGAACTCGATTTCTCACCGGATTCGCGTATCTATATGGTGGTGGTGATGTTAAGCCTGCTGGAGTGGCCAAAGCTGGCGCGGCTGGTGCGCGGGCAGATCCTCTCCCTGCGCGAGCGCGATTTTATGCTGGCGACGCGCATCCTTGGCCTCTCATCGCGCCGCCGTCTGTTTGGACATCTGCTGCCCAACACTGTCCCGATTCTGGTGGTCATGGCAACCATGGCGGTGGCGAATGCCATTCTTAGCGAATCCGCGCTGAGCTATCTGGGGCTTGGCGTCGTGCCGCCGATGCCTTCATGGGGCAATATGATGGATGCGGCCAACAGCCTGATCGATTTTCAGCGCCGCCCGTGGCTGTGGATGCCGCCGGGTATCGCCATTTTTATCACCGTCATCGCCATTAATGTGCTGGGCGATGGCCTGCGCGATGCGCTGGATCCGAAGATGAAAAGGAGTCTGAAGTGAGCGCGCCGCTGATCGCTTTTGACCGGTTATCCGTCTCGTTTGCCGCCGGGCAGGGCCGCGTACGGGCGGTGCAGGAGGTCTCCTTTTCGATCAATGCCGGGCAGACTCTCGGCATTGTGGGTGAGTCGGGCTGCGGTAAGAGCGTCACCGCGATGTCGCTTATGGGTCTGCTTCCGCCTCAGGCGGCGCGCATCGACGGCGGCGAGATTCGCTTCCAGGGCAGCGATCTGCTGCGGCTCAAATCTACAAAGATGGCCGATCTGCGTGGCAACGAGCTGGCGATGATTTTTCAGGAGCCGATGAGCGCCCTGAATCCGGTGCTGACGATTGGCGAACAGCTGTGCGAGCCGCTAATCCGCCACCGCGCAGCGTCGCCCAAAGCCGCCTGGCAGCAGGCGACGCGGCTGATCTCTGAGGTGGGGCTGGCGGGGGCGGAGAAGCTGATGCGCGCCTACCCACATCAGCTATCCGGCGGTATGCTCCAGCGCATAATGATCGCCATGGCGCTGAGCTGTAAGCCGAAGCTGCTGATTGCCGATGAGCCGACCACCGCGCTGGATGTGACCGTACAGGCGCAAATCCTGCAGCTGCTGCGAGACCAGGCGCGGGCACACCGGATGGCGCTGATGCTGATCACCCATGACTTAGGCGTTATCGCACAGATGGCGGAGCAGGTAGTGGTGATGTATGCCGGACGTATCGTCGAGCAGGGACCCACCGCTGAAGTACTGCGTAACCCGCTGCATCCTTATACCCGGGGACTTATCGCCTCGCGTCCGGTGCCGGGAGAACGGCGGCGGCGGCTCTACTCGATCCCCGGTCAGGTGCCGGATCTGGCCGCACTGCCGCCTTACTGCGCCTTCGTGGACCGCTGCGACCGGGCAACCGCGCGCTGTCGTCGCGGCATTCCTCCTTTGGTTGGACAGGCGCCACAGTTGGTCAGACAGGCGCCACAGTTGCTCAGACAGGCGCGACAGCCGGGCGGAGAGGTGCAGAAGTCGGTCAGACAGGTGCGACAGGCAGCCTGTTTCCACAGTGCGTTAGCGGAGCCAGTAAAATGAACGCCGAGTATGTTATTGAAGTGGAAGGGCTGAAAAAGCACTTCCCGCTGCGTGACGGGCTGTTTGGCCGGGAAACCGGGCAGCTCCGCGCGGTAGATGGTGTGAGTTTCCGTATCCGGCAGGGGACGATTTTTGGGCTGGTGGGGGAGTCAGGAAGCGGTAAAACCACGGTTGGCCGCACGCTGCTGGGGCTGTATGACAAAACGGCGGGCAGCGTGAAATATCGCGGGCAGGAGACAGAGACGCTATCGCAGGCGGAACTGCGCGCGCTGCGGCCAAAGATACAGCTGGTGTTTCAGGATCCTTACAGCTCGCTGAACCCGCGCATTCGCGTCGGCGACGCCATTGGTGAAGCGATGCTGGAGCACAAGCTCTGCAGCCGTGCGGCACTGTATGACAGGGTGATTGATGTCATGAAAGTTTGCGGCCTCGCCCCCGAACATTACGACCGTTTTCCGCATGAGTTCTCCGGCGGTCAGCGTCAGCGCATCGGCATTGCCCGTGCACTGATCCTCAATCCGGATTTTATTGTTGCCGATGAGCCCATTTCGGCGCTGGACGTTTCGATTCAGGCGCAGATTATCAATCTGTTTTCCGATCTGCGCGATGAGCGCGGTGTAACCTTTCTGTTTATCTCCCACGATCTCGGCGTGGTCGAGCATCTGTGCGATGACGTTGCGGTAATGTATCTTGGCCAGCTGGTGGAGACCGCCAGCCGTGACGCGCTGTTCAGCCAGCCGCTGCACCCCTACACGCAGGCGCTGCTGGCTGCGGTACCCACGCTGGACCCGGGCAGTGAACCAACAGCGATAGTCCAGGGCGAGATCCCCGATCCTTCACGTCCTCCCTCCGGGTGTCGCTTCTCTGCCCGCTGCCCACTGGCAACGGCTCTCTGCCGTCGGGAACCTCCCGTGCTGCGGCAGGTTGCGCGTGAGCACTTTGTCGCGTGTCATTTGGTGGAGTAGAAGGCAGGGCATCGAATGGGTGGATTAATTCTGACCTCTCCCGAGGCCGGGGAGGGAGAAGATCAGATGGCACAGCACGCCGCCGACCAGCCCCCAGAAGGCCGCGCCTATTCCCAGCATCGTCAGACCGGAGGCGGTGATCAGAAAGGTAATCACCGCCGCTTCACGCTGTTTCTCATTCGCCACGGCGCGCTGCAGGCTGCCTGCCAGGGTACCCAGCAGCGCCAGCCCGGCAAGGGTATGAATCAACGCGGGCGGCAGGGCACTAAACAGCTGCCCGATGGCCGCGCCAAATAGCCCGGCCAGCAGATAGAAGAAGCCCGCGCAGGCGGCAGCCCAGTAGCGGCGCTGCGGATCGGGATGCACATCCGGGCCCATGCAGATTGCTGCGGTAATGGCTGCGATGCAGACGGTAAAGCCGCCAAACGGGGCCAGGAGCAGGGCGGTCAGGCCGGTCCAGCTCATTAATGAAGAGACGGGAGCCGGATAGCCCGCAGCCTGGAGGGTAGCGATACCGGGCGCATTTTGCGAGGCCATGGTGACCAGGAAAAAAGGGATGCCGATACCCAGCAGCGTCGACAGGGTAAAGTGCGGCGCGATAAACTGCGGCATGGCTAAGCGAACCGGCTGAGAAGAAAAATGGATCTCGCCGCTCGCCGCCGCGATCGCTAATCCCGCCAGCAGGGTTATCACTATCGCATAGCGGGGCAGGTAGCGTCGTGACAGCAGCCAGACCAGGCACATGCTGGCGGTCAGCGTAAAGTTCAGCTTCAGCGCCCCCACGGCGTCCAGCCCAAATCGCAGCAGGATCCCCGCCAGCATGGCTGCTGAAATGGCCTGTGGGATATGACCGATCAGCCGGGCAAACAGACCGGTGACGCCGCAGAGGAAAATTAATCCGGCAGCAAACACAAACACCCCAATGGCCTGGTCGAGTGGCGTTCCCGGCAGACTGGTGACCAGCAGGGCGGCCCCCGGCGTCGACCAGGCGGTAAGGATCGGGGCGCGATACGAGAGTGAAAGCCCCAGCGACGTTACACCCATTGCCAGCCCCAGCATGGTCAGCCAGCCGCCGGTCTGGAGTTCACTGGCACCCGCCGCGCCTGCGGCCTGGAAAATAATAGCGGCGGAGCTGGTATAACCCACCAGCACGGCGACAAATCCGGCACTCATCGCCTGTATCGTCAGATGGCGAAGCGACAACTCTGGGCGCATGTTGACCTCGGATTAGCACTGGGATGAGACACAAGCTATCATTGTGCGTTATAGCGCACAAGATTAACGCACAAGATTAACGTACAAGATTAACGCACAAGATTAACGCTCATTCAGGTCATTGCGGCGCGGGTGGCTTGACCGAATAAATTTTTGACCTGCAATAAAATCATTTCCCTCAGAGCGGCGTCCCCTTTAGTCTCAGGTAAAATAAAGAGGCCGTGACAGCTTAACCGTGCGGGCGAGACCGCTTAATCGGGATGGCGAGATGCGCCAGCACCGGGAAGCCGTTATGCTTTTGCCCGATCTGGAAGAGATGTGTAAGAGTTGTGGAGGAGAAATGGACGAGGGCTACCCTGAACCCGGTCAGACGCTAAAATCCCTGCGCACAGAACGTGCATGGAGTCTCAGCGAAGCCGCGCTGCACACCGGCGTCAGTAAAGCCATGCTGGGCCAGATAGAGCGGGGTGAATCCAGCCCCACGGTGGCAACCCTGTGGAAAATTGCTACCGGCTTTAATGCGCCGTTTTCGCTGTTTATTTCAGGCATCGGGCCCTGCGCACCTCCCGCGACGGTGCTGCGCAGTGAGAAATTACCGTTGTGGCAGCAGCGCAGCGCTACCATGCAGGCTGCCTCCCTGTTTCCTTACGACAAAACCCTGGGATTAGACATGCTGACCGTTGAGCTGGCACCGGGCGGGATCAGTGAATCGGCGGCTCACGAAAGGGGGGTGATTGAGCATGTGGTGGTGACGGAAGGGGCGCTGATGCTTAACGTTGATGACCACGGGTACAGGCTGGTGGCCGGTGAGGCGCTGCGCTTTGCGGCTGACCGACCCCACCGTTATCATAATCAGACGCAGGCAAGGGTGCGCTTTTACAGCCTGATACACTATCCGCTGCGCTTAGATAGCCCGGAATAAGGGTTTAACCGGCAAAGGTGTTACGGCAGGCGTGAATATGAAGAAATAAACTCACCCCCGACTGACCTGACGCAATACTTTGTAAAATAAGTTTCCGATAATAAGCACTGGCATTCAGAGGGACGGCAGATGAACAGATTACTCGATCGCTTTTTAAATTATGTATCCTGTGACACCCAGTCAAAGAGTCACGTGCGGCAGGTTCCCAGCACGGAGGGGCAGTGGACGCTGGCGAGGGTACTGAAGGATGAGCTGGAGGCGCTGGGCCTGAGCAATGTCACCCTTAGCGAACACGGCATTGTTATGGCCACTCTGCCGTCTACCGTTTCCTGGCCCGTTCCGGCCATTGGCTTTATCGCGCATATGGACACCTCACCGGATTTCACGGCTAAGAACGTTAATCCGCAGATTGTTGAGAACTATCGCGGGGGCGACATTGCGCTGGGTAATGGCGAAGAATCCCTTTCGCCGGTGATGTTCCCCGTGCTGCACAGCCTGATCGGGCATACGTTAATCACCACCGACGGTAAAACGCTCCTCGGCGCCGACGATAAAGCCGGCGTGGCAGAGATTATGACCGCGCTGGCACGCCTGCAGGATGAGAATATTCCCCACGGTGATATCTGCGTGGCCTTTACCCCGGATGAAGAAATCGGGAAGGGCACCCGCTGTTTCGACGTGAATGCCTTTGGTGCGCGATGGGCCTATACCGTCGACGGCAGCGGTATAGGTGAATTTGAATATGAGAATTTCAACGCCGCTTCTGCCACGGTAAAAATCACCGGTAACAACGTCCATCCCGGTACGGCAAAGGGCGTGATGGTCAATGCGCTGGATTTAGCGATGCGTTTTCATGCCGCCATGCCGGAAAAAGAGGTTCCCGAGCATACCTCAGGCTATGAAGGTTTTTACCATCTCCACGGCATCAAAGGGGGCGTGGATAAAGCCGAAATGAACTACATCATCCGTGATTTCAGTCGCGACACGTTTAAGGCGCGTAAAGCGGTGATGAAGGAAATTGCGGACAGATTAACGCAAACGCTGCATCAGCCCTGTCATATTGAAGTGTCATTCGACGACAGCTATTTCAATATGCGGGAAAAGGTAGAGGCGCATCATCATATTATTGATATCGCGCTACAGGCGATACGCGATTGTGATATCGAACCCGATGTTAAGCCCATTCGCGGAGGAACCGACGGTGCAGCCCTCTCTTTTATGGGCTTACCCTGCCCGAATCTGTTTACCGGTGGCTATAACTATCATGGCAAACATGAGTTTGCCTCGCTGAATAATATGGAGAAGGCGGTAACGGTCATTACCCGTATCGCCGCGCTGACCGCAGAAAAGTATGCCGGGCAGTAGCGCCCGACCTGTTTTACGCTTCCCGTTTACCGACGGTGCTCTGTTGCGCCGTCGTTAAATCGGCTGCTTATACGCTGAGAGCGCCATTATGGCCGGGATGATAATACAACGCGACGGGTACCCATACCGCCTTTATGGCCGGGATGCTTAATACAACGCGGCGGGTACCCCAAACTGCCGTTACTCTTCTTCGCCAAAGTACCAGTAGCCGCAGTTGACCAGTGCGGAAAGCTGGGCCAGGAAAGAGGGATCGTCGAGTGCGGCTCCGAGCGCTTCAGCGCTAAGGGTATGCTGACTGGCCAGTACCTTTAGCGCCTCGCGGTGCGGCGATTCAACCTTTTCACCGTTCACAAATACCGCATGCCCAATCTGTACGACGCGCAGTCCACCCAGGCGTGAGAGAGAATCACCCTGCTGCAGCGCATCATAAATTTCATCAGGCTGATACGGCGGCTCCGGCGGGGCGACATCCAGTTCGTGGCGCGACTGGGAGATAAACTCGCCAAACCACTGATTGAACTGCTCCGGCTGATTCACCACATCCAGCATCATTTTACGGATACCATCAATCTCTTCCGGCAGGATCTCTGCCTGGTTATCACGCGCCGGGACGTCAGGATCGGTAAAGCGATAGCTGCCAAGCTCATTTGACAACACATAGTCCGCGAAACCGCTGATCAGCTCACGGCCACTGGGGGCGCGAAAGCCAACGGAGTAGTTGATGGCATTTTCGAGTGAGTAACCTTCATGCGGGAATCCTGGTGGGATATAGAGGATATCACCCGGCTCCATCTCTTCATCAATAATGGCGTCGAAAGGCTCGACCTGGAGCAGATCGGGATGCGGGCAGTGCTGTTTCATCGCCACCTTCTCGCCCACGCGCCAGCGACGGCGGCCGGTGCCCTGAATAATAAACACATCGTACTGGTCAAGATGGGGACCCACGCCGCCGCCGGGGACGGAGAACGAAATCATCAGATCGTCGATGCGCCAGTCGGGCAGAAAGCGGAACGGCCGCATCAGAGCGGCAGAAGGCTCATGCCAGTGGTCAACGGCCTGTACCAGCAGCGACCAGTTGTTTTCACCCAGATGATCGTAGCTTTCAAATGGACCGTGACCCACCTGCCATTTCCCGTCCTGGTGACTGACCAGACGGCTGTCAACGTCACTTTCCATCGCCAGGCCTGCCAGTTCATCCGGAGAAATCGGGTCGACAAAATTTTTGAAGCCGCGCTTAAGCACAACCGGGCGTTTCTGCCAGTAGCGTGCAATAAAATCGGGCCAGTTGAGGTCGAGCTGATACGCCATAATGACATTTCCTGAAAGCTGAATTTGTTCGATTATAACAGCCCCGGGCAGGGGCGGGGAAACGCATTTGCCACCGCGGGGGGAGAGCAGCAACTATTCATCATCATGCAGCACTTCCTGCCGCTTGAAGATCACTTCCATGCGCGCGCCACCCAGTTCACTGGTGGTCGCGATGATGTCTCCGGCATACTGCTCCAGTATATCCCGGGCGACCGAGAGGCCCAGCCCCTGGCCGGGACGCAGGGTATCCGCCCGCTGGCCGCGAATAAAGATCAGCGAGCGCTTGCTTTCGGGGATCCCTGGCCCGTCATCGTCGACAATCAGATGCAGCTGGTCCTCGGTTTGCATCACGCTGATTTCCACAAACTCCAGGCAATATTTGCAGGCGTTATCAAGGATATTGCCCATCACTTCCATAAAGTCATTTTGTTCGCCAACGAACGTGACCTCGGGGGAGATATCCAGCGTTAGCGACACGCCCTTGCGCTGATAAACTTTATTCAGTGCAGAGCAGAGGCTGTCCAGCAGGGCGGGAACCGAGTGCAGTTCACGCTTCAGCACGTTGTGGTCGGCCTGCATGCTGGCGCGGTGCAGGTAGTAACCAATCTGCTGGGAAATACGGCTGATTTGTTCCAGCATAATAGGTTCGGCCTGCTCAATCGTCAGGTTGCCGCGCAGCGAACGCAGCGTGGTTTGCAGCACCGCCAGCGGGGTTTTAAGACTGTGCGTCAGGTCGCTTAGCGTGGTGCGATAGCGCGTGTAGCGCTGATGCTCATTGTCCAGCAGCAGGTTCAGGTTCCTCACCAGGCTTTTGAGCTCCTGCGGCGGCAGTGGGTCAAGCGTATCCCGATTGCCGCTCTCCAGCTCCCGAACCTGACTGGCAAGCGTGCCAATAGGGCGCAGGCTCCAGTGGGCGGCCAGCCACAGCAGGGGAATAACCAGCAGCAGGTTAACCAGCAGCACATAGCTGAACCAGGACCAGACGACGTCGGAATGCTGAAGCTCCTGTGGAATCGAGTCCACCACCACGATGGTCAGTGCGGGCAGGGTCGGCGTCGCCTCATAACGGTTAACCGCCACGGAGTGGGTAAAGGTGTCGTTATTATCGTCATCATAGGCGGTCAGTTTGTTCTGCGCTTCCTGGTTATCGCCTAATGCCTGACGGCTGGTGCTGTTATCGGTATCAATTTCATAAAAGTCCGCGCGCTTCAGCCATTCACGTTTGATTTTATCGCGGATTTCAGGCACGTCGCGCAGCTGCCAGAGCAGCTTGCCCTTCTCATTGTAGATAAACACCAGAGTGGGAAAATTAAGAGAGAGGGTCTCCGGCTTAGCGATGGTCAGTTTGCCATCGTGCCACTGCGCCAGGGTGAAAAAGAGATTACTTTCACCGCGCATCACCCGATAGGTATTTTTATCGAAGCTCACCACATAGCCAAACACCGCCACCATCCCGTAGGAGAGCGAGAGGATCAGCACCACCGCTGCGGTAGCCATCAGAAAGCGCGCCCGCAGTGAGAAAGGTTTTTTAGGACGAAAGTGGGTCATCGGCTTAGAGATCGAACCGGTAGCCCTGGCCCCGGACGGTAGTTATCACGTCGGTCGGATGCTCTGCCTGCATCTTCTTACGCAATCTTCCCATCAGGACGTCGATCGTATGACTCTCACGCAGTTCGGCATCAGGATAGAGCTGGAGCATCAGCGAGTCTTTGCTGACCACCTTGCCCGCATTCCGGATCAGCGTTTCAATAATGGTATATTCAAAGGCGGTCAGCTTAATGTACCTTTCGTTAATGGTCAGTTCACGACGCGAGAGGTCGACCTGGAAAGGGGCGATGGTAATAATCTGCGACGCCAGCCCGCTGTTACGACGCATCAGCGCCTGCATGCGGGCGACCACCTCTTCAATATGGAAGGGCTTGGTCACGTAGTCATCGGCACCGGCTTCCAGCGCTTCAACCTTCGCCTGCCAGCCGTCACGCGCGGTCAGTACCAGAATCGGCTGCTTCACCTCTTCTCCCCGCCAGCGGCGAATCAGCGTCATGCCGTCTTCGTCAGGTAATCCTAAATCCACCAGCGTGATATCCGGCGTGTGTTCACTGAGGAAATAGTCCGCCTCTTTGGCATCTTCTGCTGCATCAACCTGATGACCTAACTCCCGCAGCTGGACGGCAAGATGATGACGGAGCAGAGGGTTATCTTCCACGACCAGTACGCGCATAACGGATATCCTTTATATATGATGTGAGCGGCCCCAGAGCCTTATTTTAGTCTTTGAAGAGTATAGGTGAAAGCGAATAAACAGCAGGTTAACGTGGGCCGCCCTGAGGCGGCCCGAAGAGCAGACTTATTTTAAATCATCGACCATCTGAATGGCACGGCCAAGGTAGTTGGCTGGCGTCATGGCTTTGAGGCGGGTTTTCTCCTCTTCCGGCAGCGCCAGGCTGTCGATAAAGGTTTTCATGCCTTCGGCATCAACGCGCTTGCCACGCGTCAGCTCTTTGAGTTTTTCATAAGGCTTTTCAATGGCATAACGACGCATCACGGTCTGAATGGGCTCGGCCAGCACTTCCCAGTTATGGTCCAGCTCATCCAGCAGCCGGTCACGGTTGACTTCAAGCTTGGAAATGCCTTTCAGCGTCGACTGATAGGCTATCAGCGCATAGCCGATGCCCACGCCCAGATTACGCAGAACGGTAGAGTCGGTCAGATCGCGCTGCCAGCGGGAAAGCGGCAGTTTGCTGGCCAGGTGCTGCATTACCGCATTGGCCAGCCCCAGGTTGCCTTCGGAGTTCTCGAAATCGATGGGGTTGACCTTATGCGGCATGGTGGAGGAGCCAATTTCACCCGCAATGGTTTTCTGCTTAAAGTGATTCAACGCGATATAGCCCCAGACGTCACGATCGAAATCGATCAGGATGGTATTGAATCGCGCCATGCAGTCAAAGAGTTCCGCGATGTAGTCGTGCGGTTCGATCTGCGTGGTGTAGGGGTTCCAGGTAATGCCCAGTGAGGTCACAAAGCTTTCGCTAAGCTGGTGCCAGTCCACTTCCGGATAGGCGGCAATGTGGGCGTTGTAGTTACCGACCGCGCCGTTGATTTTGCCCAGTATCTCAATGCGTTCCAGCTGGCGCAGCTGGCGCTCAAAGCGGTAAGCGACGTTGGCCATCTCTTTGCCCAGCGTTGACGGCGTGGCAGGCTGACCATGGGTACGTGAGAGCAGGGGGATATCCCGATACTCGACGGCCAGCGCCTTCACGGCGGTGATAATCTGCTGCCAGTAAGGCAGGATCACCTCGCGGCGCGCGGTTTCAAGCATCAGCGCGTGGGAGAGATTATTAATATCTTCGGAGGTACAGGCGAAGTGAATAAATTCGGATACCGCATGCAGGGCGGGCTGAGAGGCCACTTTTTCTTTCAGAAAGTATTCAACCGCTTTGACATCATGATTGGTGGTGCGCTCGATGGTTTTGATGCGTGCCGCATCATCTTCACTAAAGCTGGCAACAATTTCATCAAGGAAAGCGTTTGCGTCGGCTTCAAATGCAGGAACTTCTCCAATTTCTGCACAGGCGGCCAGCTTTTGCAGCCAGCGAACTTCAACCTCTACGCGAAATTTCAGCAGGCCGAATTCGCTGAAAATGCCGCGCAGCGGGCTGACTTTGTCGCCATAGCGGCCATCCACGGGTGAAACGGCAGTCAGAGAGGATAATTCCATCAGTGCAACTCCTGAAAAGGTTAACAAAAAATTTAGAGTGAAGACTCGTCCATTCGGGACAGCATGCGCTTTGCCTCACTGGCAAGGCGATTGCGTGAAAACATCAGCTGCAGCCTGCCGCCGCCGACCTGATGCCACAATACGGCAGCACGGATACCGGCCAGCAGCGCGGCACGTACTTTACTCTGGATCTGACTGTTTTGCAGAACAGCCGGGGAGCCGGTGACCTGAATACGCGGGCCAAGCGGGCTTATCACGTCGACGTAAATAGCCGCCATCGCACTGAGCAGCGTATCAGAGGTTAACTCGTAGTGCGCCAGCTGGCGGTCCAGCTGTGCGATACGCGAAGCCAGCTCGTCGAGTGCATTTTTATTGGCGCTCAGCTTGCGCTCAAGCACCATCAGACTCAGCAGGTAGCGGGTCAGCTCCGCGCCTGCACCCTTGCGGCTGCTGCTGTTCAGTACCGCCAGCAGCGTCTCTATACCAAAGCGCAGATTGGATTCATCATTGCCGAATACCGCCAGCGTGGAGCCCGGATTCATATCCACCACGCTTCGCAGAGACGTATCCAGTGCCTCAGCCGGACAGTTTCCCTGATGCGCCAGCTGCTGCACCAGGTGAGCCGACTGGCAGATACCTGCCAGCGCCAGCGTAATATCGTAATAATTTTTCACCAGGGTCACTCCTGTTTGTACCCGGCTGCCCGGTCAACGCGTCGGGCAGCATATTGTCGCCACAATGCCGTTATAGCAGCGGCAGGCGCGCTTCGATAATACCGCCGCCCAGGCAAATTTCATCAAGATAAAATACGGCTGACTGGCCTGGCGTCACCGCGGCGACCGGCTGGTCGAAGCGAACTTCCAGACGATCGTCACCCAGCGGGGTGACCGTACAGGCGATATCGGCCTGACGATAACGCGTTTTCACCGTGCAGCGCAGCGGCGCGCGTAACGTCTCGCGGTCAACCCAGTGCAGCTGCTGTGCGACAAGCCCCAGCGACATCAGGCGGGGATGCTCATGGCCCTGCGCAACCACCAGCAGGTTATTCGTCACGTCTTTGTCCACCACATACCAGGGATCTTCGCTGCCTTCGCGGGTGCCGCCAATCCCCAGGCCTTTACGCTGACCGAGGGTATGGTACATCAGTCCCTGATGCTCGCCGACCGTTTCGCCTTCGGTGGTGACAATGGCACCCGGCTGTGCGGGCAGATAGCGGCCGAGGAAATCGCGGAATTTACGCTCCCCGATAAAGCAGATGCCGGTAGAGTCTTTTTTCGCCGCAGTCACCAGCTCCAGCTGTTCCGCCAGACGGCGCACCTCCGGCTTGGAGAGTTCGCCTACCGGGAACAGGCTCTGCGCAATCTGCTGGTGGCTAAGCGTGTAGAGGAAGTAGCTCTGGTCTTTATTGTCGTCCAGTCCCCGCAGCAGGCGGCTTTTACCGTCAACGTCCTGACGCCGCACGTAGTGACCGGTGGCGATGTAGTCCGCACCCAAATCTTCTGCGGCATGCTCGAGGAAGGCTTTAAATTTGATCTCTTTATTGCAGAGAATGTCGGGGTTAGGGGTGCGGCCCGCCTTATACTCCTCCAGGAAGAGTTCAAAAACGTTGTCCCAGTACTCGGCGGCAAAGTTTACGGTGTGCAGCACCATGC is part of the Erwinia sp. HDF1-3R genome and harbors:
- the phoP gene encoding two-component system response regulator PhoP — encoded protein: MRVLVVEDNPLLRHHLAVQLRELGHQVDAAEDAKEADYFLSEHTPDITLVDLGLPDEDGMTLIRRWRGEEVKQPILVLTARDGWQAKVEALEAGADDYVTKPFHIEEVVARMQALMRRNSGLASQIITIAPFQVDLSRRELTINERYIKLTAFEYTIIETLIRNAGKVVSKDSLMLQLYPDAELRESHTIDVLMGRLRKKMQAEHPTDVITTVRGQGYRFDL
- the purB gene encoding adenylosuccinate lyase, whose amino-acid sequence is MELSSLTAVSPVDGRYGDKVSPLRGIFSEFGLLKFRVEVEVRWLQKLAACAEIGEVPAFEADANAFLDEIVASFSEDDAARIKTIERTTNHDVKAVEYFLKEKVASQPALHAVSEFIHFACTSEDINNLSHALMLETARREVILPYWQQIITAVKALAVEYRDIPLLSRTHGQPATPSTLGKEMANVAYRFERQLRQLERIEILGKINGAVGNYNAHIAAYPEVDWHQLSESFVTSLGITWNPYTTQIEPHDYIAELFDCMARFNTILIDFDRDVWGYIALNHFKQKTIAGEIGSSTMPHKVNPIDFENSEGNLGLANAVMQHLASKLPLSRWQRDLTDSTVLRNLGVGIGYALIAYQSTLKGISKLEVNRDRLLDELDHNWEVLAEPIQTVMRRYAIEKPYEKLKELTRGKRVDAEGMKTFIDSLALPEEEKTRLKAMTPANYLGRAIQMVDDLK
- the hflD gene encoding high frequency lysogenization protein HflD, which translates into the protein MVKNYYDITLALAGICQSAHLVQQLAHQGNCPAEALDTSLRSVVDMNPGSTLAVFGNDESNLRFGIETLLAVLNSSSRKGAGAELTRYLLSLMVLERKLSANKNALDELASRIAQLDRQLAHYELTSDTLLSAMAAIYVDVISPLGPRIQVTGSPAVLQNSQIQSKVRAALLAGIRAAVLWHQVGGGRLQLMFSRNRLASEAKRMLSRMDESSL
- the mnmA gene encoding tRNA 2-thiouridine(34) synthase MnmA, translating into MSQSQKKVIVGMSGGVDSSVSAWLLQQQGYQVEGLFMKNWEEDDGEEYCTAAEDLADAQAVCDKLGMVLHTVNFAAEYWDNVFELFLEEYKAGRTPNPDILCNKEIKFKAFLEHAAEDLGADYIATGHYVRRQDVDGKSRLLRGLDDNKDQSYFLYTLSHQQIAQSLFPVGELSKPEVRRLAEQLELVTAAKKDSTGICFIGERKFRDFLGRYLPAQPGAIVTTEGETVGEHQGLMYHTLGQRKGLGIGGTREGSEDPWYVVDKDVTNNLLVVAQGHEHPRLMSLGLVAQQLHWVDRETLRAPLRCTVKTRYRQADIACTVTPLGDDRLEVRFDQPVAAVTPGQSAVFYLDEICLGGGIIEARLPLL